The following proteins are encoded in a genomic region of Populus nigra chromosome 16, ddPopNigr1.1, whole genome shotgun sequence:
- the LOC133675129 gene encoding membrane protein of ER body-like protein isoform X1, producing the protein MASPTHSLANKIPMERQEHKLVLEEEEEEVLSLQTRQFQHSNTAADTTTLLANISSNNDDGNENGNGISSLISSSSSSINDHSETPKVGVSSPCGSPHKHSGDEERVHHLDSVYFDQNQGADSIDGVSDVRCGGVTCSVFETSPGDVEVLIKKSEIQKSLIKDVNLQSRENLDNEGLSSSSLTPLEGTFEEHNIKSKPSDSETRVVGDLDLIEETDQEVTELDVEKVLEKQNTHDLYCPNCNSCITRRVILRRRTRKIHKAPRKPKHTKADTILPSQSDANSTYSDANSADSAKGSSHDIANIGSNDIPTPAVDEYNGDRQPDVFRCLSCFSFFIPAGNGFKLFRVSSTENENEQVPPKISTTNTNWFLSIFATHKRKTTTEQGNAAVDHTQVCGMNQDTSSGFPNNVSSSNGSDHSVMPHAERTTVKIGEHPEGSYSKPHQSGTESLNPSTMEPLLHDKSPQGINLNSNLTTRNGILADQNSPLLSIDLPPVESSSIAGLDDMGGASLKDGMGIVISSRETKFAETTLNSAREKSGDAAENSGGSSVNHAIMDTVQQLPYSSGSIEGLKENASLQPWQGRVNPPEYSTSISLILEQSEIRIEENFNMAKGNEKPLQNGRASSTQGTSLPSQLYSKEGFINDAPLKYYEVGKGALNSLSQGTSRPEKERVNIGEDAVNSVKNKNIGNDVIVTIEKEPPQRRDSEIVCIDSVEPTSLLNSTNKTNMGEPGAGVGESRQWEIIKSIVYGGLIESITSLSVVSSAAGAGAANLNIIALGLANLIGGLFIIGHNLVDLKNDRSTQVNEQEDRYQETLGRRDNFSFHATVSILSFLVFGLLPPVMYGFLFRKSDDRDLKLAAVGGASFFCIILLAVGKAHIQRKQPKPYISTALYFFSIGLMASGASYIAGDLIGKLLQKIGGFESNLLQELKPSEPATWASY; encoded by the exons ATGGCATCACCAACTCACTCCCTCGCTAACAAAATACCAATGGAACGCCAGGAACACAAATTGgtgttggaggaggaggaggaggaagtgCTGTCTCTGCAAACCAGGCAGTTTCAGCACAGCAACACTGCTGCAGACACTACTACTCTGCTTGCCAATATTTCCTCTAACAACGATGATGGTAATGAAAATGGAAATGGAATTAGTAGCCTtattagcagcagcagcagcagcattaaTGACCACTCAGAGACACCGAAAGTAGGAGTATCATCTCCCTGTGGATCTCCACATAAACACAGTGGGGATGAGGAGAGAGTCCACCATCTAGATAGCGTTTACTTTGACCAAAACCAAG GTGCTGATTCCATTGATGGAGTTTCAGACGTGAGATGTGGTGGTGTTACATGTTCTGTTTTTGAGACAAGTCCCGGAGATGTGGAAGTCCTTATAAAGAAATCTGAGATTCAGAAAAGTCTAATCAAAGATGTCAACCTTCAATCAAGGGAAAATTTGGACAATGAAGGGCTTTCTAGTTCAAGTCTTACACCTTTAGAAGGTACATTTGAAGAACACAATATTAAATCAAAACCCTCTGACAGTGAAACTAGAGTAGTTGGAGATCTGGACTTGATAGAAGAAACAGACCAGGAAGTGACAGAATTAGATGTTGAGAAGGTGTTAGAGAAGCAGAATACACATGATTTGTATTGCCCTAATTGTAATTCTTGTATAACCAGAAGGGTTATCCTTCGTAGAAGAACACGAAAGATTCATAAAGCACCCCGTAAACCAAAACACACAAAAGCTGACACAATTCTTCCCTCTCAGTCAGATGCCAATTCTACCTATTCAGATGCCAATTCTGCAGATTCAGCCAAGGGTTCAAGTCATGATATAGCTAACATTGGTTCAAATGATATCCCAACACCTGCAGTCGATGAATACAATGGTGATAGACAACCAGATGTATTCAGATGCTTATCATGTTTCAGCTTCTTTATTCCTGCAG GAAATGGTTTTAAATTGTTTCGGGTATCATCCACCGAGAATGAAAATGAACAAGTTCCTCCGAAGATATCAACAACCAACACAAACTGGTTCTTATCTATTTTTGCAACACATAAGAGGAAAACAACCACCGAGCAAG GTAATGCTGCAGTGGACCACACTCAAGTATGTGGAATGAATCAGGACACCTCATCAGGTTTTCCTAACAATGTTTCATCCTCAAATGGAAGCGATCATTCAGTAATGCCACATGCTGAAAGAACTACAGTCAAAATTGGAGAACATCCAGAAGGTTCTTATTCTAAGCCTCACCAAAGTGGAACAGAATCTCTGAATCCTTCAACAATGGAGCCATTATTGCATGATAAATCACCACAAGGAATAAACCTCAATTCCAATTTGACAACTAGGAATGGGATACTTGCAGATCAAAATTCTCCTCTCCTTTCTATTGATTTGCCACCAGTTGAATCCTCTTCTATTGCAGGATTAGATGATATGGGGGGTGCTTCTCTTAAAGATGGAATGGGGATTGTAATTTCTTCAAGGGAAACAAAATTTGCTGAAACTACATTGAACAGTGCAAGAGAGAAATCAGGTGATGCAGCTGAAAACTCAG GTGGGTCTTCAGTGAACCATGCTATCATGGATACTGTTCAACAGTTACCATACTCTTCAGGTAGCATAGAGGGCCTAAAGGAAAATGCATCACTCCAACCCTGGCAAGGCAGAGTGAATCCTCCAGAGTATTCAACTTCCATATCTTTAATCCTTGAGCAGTCAGAGATACGAATAGAAGAGAATTTCAACATGGCAAAAGGGAATGAAAAACCTTTACAAAATGGTCGGGCCTCGTCAACACAAGGAACCTCATTACCCTCTCAATTGTATTCTAAAGAAGGATTTATAAATGATGCTCCTTTGAAATACTATGAAGTTGGAAAAGGTGCTCTAAATTCTTTGAGCCAAGGAACCTCAAGGCCTGAAAAGGAGAGAGTCAATATTGGAGAAGATGCAGTTAATTctgtcaaaaacaaaaatatag GAAATGATGTCATAGTCACCATTGAAAAGGAGCCACCACAACGTAGAGATTCTGAGATTGTCTGTATTGATTCAGTAGAACCCACGAGTTTGCTGAACAGTACGAACAAGACAAATATGGGTGAACCTGGTGCTGGAGTAGGTGAATCCCGGCAATGGGAAATTATAAAAAGCATTGTCTATGGCGGTTTAATAGAATCAATTACAAGTTTAAGTGTAGTGTCTTCTgctgctggtgctggtgctgcAAATT TGAACATTATAGCTCTTGGCTTGGCAAATTTGATTGGAGGACTTTTCATAATTGGTCATAAT CTTGTGGATCTGAAAAATGATCGTTCCACTCAAGTGAATGAGCAGGAGGATCGTTACCAAGAAACACTAGGACGACGGGACAACTTTTCATTCCATGCAACAGTATCTATTTTATCATTCCTTGTTTTTGGGCTACTGCCTCCTGTCATGTATGGATTCTTGTTTCGGAAGAGTGATGATAGAGATCTTAAGCTTGCAGCAGTTGGCGGGGCCTCTTTTTTTTGCATCATATTGCTTGCTGTAGGGAAGGCCCACATTCAGAGGAAGCAACCCAAGCCATACATCAGCACTGCATTATACTTTTTTAGCATTGGGCTTATGGCTTCGGGTGCTTCTTACATAGCCGGGGACCTCATCGGTAAACTATTACAGAAAATAGGTGGGTTTGAGTCAAACTTGCTTCAGGAATTGAAACCATCGGAGCCGGCGACATGGGCATCTTATTGA
- the LOC133675129 gene encoding membrane protein of ER body-like protein isoform X2 — protein sequence MASPTHSLANKIPMERQEHKLVLEEEEEEVLSLQTRQFQHSNTAADTTTLLANISSNNDDGNENGNGISSLISSSSSSINDHSETPKVGVSSPCGSPHKHSGDEERVHHLDSVYFDQNQGADSIDGVSDVRCGGVTCSVFETSPGDVEVLIKKSEIQKSLIKDVNLQSRENLDNEGLSSSSLTPLEGTFEEHNIKSKPSDSETRVVGDLDLIEETDQEVTELDVEKVLEKQNTHDLYCPNCNSCITRRVILRRRTRKIHKAPRKPKHTKADTILPSQSDANSTYSDANSADSAKGSSHDIANIGSNDIPTPAVDEYNGDRQPDVFRCLSCFSFFIPAGNGFKLFRVSSTENENEQVPPKISTTNTNWFLSIFATHKRKTTTEQGNAAVDHTQVCGMNQDTSSGFPNNVSSSNGSDHSVMPHAERTTVKIGEHPEGLDDMGGASLKDGMGIVISSRETKFAETTLNSAREKSGDAAENSGGSSVNHAIMDTVQQLPYSSGSIEGLKENASLQPWQGRVNPPEYSTSISLILEQSEIRIEENFNMAKGNEKPLQNGRASSTQGTSLPSQLYSKEGFINDAPLKYYEVGKGALNSLSQGTSRPEKERVNIGEDAVNSVKNKNIGNDVIVTIEKEPPQRRDSEIVCIDSVEPTSLLNSTNKTNMGEPGAGVGESRQWEIIKSIVYGGLIESITSLSVVSSAAGAGAANLNIIALGLANLIGGLFIIGHNLVDLKNDRSTQVNEQEDRYQETLGRRDNFSFHATVSILSFLVFGLLPPVMYGFLFRKSDDRDLKLAAVGGASFFCIILLAVGKAHIQRKQPKPYISTALYFFSIGLMASGASYIAGDLIGKLLQKIGGFESNLLQELKPSEPATWASY from the exons ATGGCATCACCAACTCACTCCCTCGCTAACAAAATACCAATGGAACGCCAGGAACACAAATTGgtgttggaggaggaggaggaggaagtgCTGTCTCTGCAAACCAGGCAGTTTCAGCACAGCAACACTGCTGCAGACACTACTACTCTGCTTGCCAATATTTCCTCTAACAACGATGATGGTAATGAAAATGGAAATGGAATTAGTAGCCTtattagcagcagcagcagcagcattaaTGACCACTCAGAGACACCGAAAGTAGGAGTATCATCTCCCTGTGGATCTCCACATAAACACAGTGGGGATGAGGAGAGAGTCCACCATCTAGATAGCGTTTACTTTGACCAAAACCAAG GTGCTGATTCCATTGATGGAGTTTCAGACGTGAGATGTGGTGGTGTTACATGTTCTGTTTTTGAGACAAGTCCCGGAGATGTGGAAGTCCTTATAAAGAAATCTGAGATTCAGAAAAGTCTAATCAAAGATGTCAACCTTCAATCAAGGGAAAATTTGGACAATGAAGGGCTTTCTAGTTCAAGTCTTACACCTTTAGAAGGTACATTTGAAGAACACAATATTAAATCAAAACCCTCTGACAGTGAAACTAGAGTAGTTGGAGATCTGGACTTGATAGAAGAAACAGACCAGGAAGTGACAGAATTAGATGTTGAGAAGGTGTTAGAGAAGCAGAATACACATGATTTGTATTGCCCTAATTGTAATTCTTGTATAACCAGAAGGGTTATCCTTCGTAGAAGAACACGAAAGATTCATAAAGCACCCCGTAAACCAAAACACACAAAAGCTGACACAATTCTTCCCTCTCAGTCAGATGCCAATTCTACCTATTCAGATGCCAATTCTGCAGATTCAGCCAAGGGTTCAAGTCATGATATAGCTAACATTGGTTCAAATGATATCCCAACACCTGCAGTCGATGAATACAATGGTGATAGACAACCAGATGTATTCAGATGCTTATCATGTTTCAGCTTCTTTATTCCTGCAG GAAATGGTTTTAAATTGTTTCGGGTATCATCCACCGAGAATGAAAATGAACAAGTTCCTCCGAAGATATCAACAACCAACACAAACTGGTTCTTATCTATTTTTGCAACACATAAGAGGAAAACAACCACCGAGCAAG GTAATGCTGCAGTGGACCACACTCAAGTATGTGGAATGAATCAGGACACCTCATCAGGTTTTCCTAACAATGTTTCATCCTCAAATGGAAGCGATCATTCAGTAATGCCACATGCTGAAAGAACTACAGTCAAAATTGGAGAACATCCAGAAG GATTAGATGATATGGGGGGTGCTTCTCTTAAAGATGGAATGGGGATTGTAATTTCTTCAAGGGAAACAAAATTTGCTGAAACTACATTGAACAGTGCAAGAGAGAAATCAGGTGATGCAGCTGAAAACTCAG GTGGGTCTTCAGTGAACCATGCTATCATGGATACTGTTCAACAGTTACCATACTCTTCAGGTAGCATAGAGGGCCTAAAGGAAAATGCATCACTCCAACCCTGGCAAGGCAGAGTGAATCCTCCAGAGTATTCAACTTCCATATCTTTAATCCTTGAGCAGTCAGAGATACGAATAGAAGAGAATTTCAACATGGCAAAAGGGAATGAAAAACCTTTACAAAATGGTCGGGCCTCGTCAACACAAGGAACCTCATTACCCTCTCAATTGTATTCTAAAGAAGGATTTATAAATGATGCTCCTTTGAAATACTATGAAGTTGGAAAAGGTGCTCTAAATTCTTTGAGCCAAGGAACCTCAAGGCCTGAAAAGGAGAGAGTCAATATTGGAGAAGATGCAGTTAATTctgtcaaaaacaaaaatatag GAAATGATGTCATAGTCACCATTGAAAAGGAGCCACCACAACGTAGAGATTCTGAGATTGTCTGTATTGATTCAGTAGAACCCACGAGTTTGCTGAACAGTACGAACAAGACAAATATGGGTGAACCTGGTGCTGGAGTAGGTGAATCCCGGCAATGGGAAATTATAAAAAGCATTGTCTATGGCGGTTTAATAGAATCAATTACAAGTTTAAGTGTAGTGTCTTCTgctgctggtgctggtgctgcAAATT TGAACATTATAGCTCTTGGCTTGGCAAATTTGATTGGAGGACTTTTCATAATTGGTCATAAT CTTGTGGATCTGAAAAATGATCGTTCCACTCAAGTGAATGAGCAGGAGGATCGTTACCAAGAAACACTAGGACGACGGGACAACTTTTCATTCCATGCAACAGTATCTATTTTATCATTCCTTGTTTTTGGGCTACTGCCTCCTGTCATGTATGGATTCTTGTTTCGGAAGAGTGATGATAGAGATCTTAAGCTTGCAGCAGTTGGCGGGGCCTCTTTTTTTTGCATCATATTGCTTGCTGTAGGGAAGGCCCACATTCAGAGGAAGCAACCCAAGCCATACATCAGCACTGCATTATACTTTTTTAGCATTGGGCTTATGGCTTCGGGTGCTTCTTACATAGCCGGGGACCTCATCGGTAAACTATTACAGAAAATAGGTGGGTTTGAGTCAAACTTGCTTCAGGAATTGAAACCATCGGAGCCGGCGACATGGGCATCTTATTGA
- the LOC133675698 gene encoding ABC transporter B family member 19-like, translating to MSPKPQDLVIEVEENKSSKDINVVDIENETKKDKKIINKPLPFHKLLSYADAVDWLLMALGTLGSIIHGTAQPIGYLLLGKALNAFGSNIGDDAAMVKALDKVIPFVWYMAIATFPAGILEVGCWMYASERQLARLRFAFLEAVLSQDVGAFDTDLSGGKIITGVTNHMSIIQDAIGEKVALLSLLVVPMILVIGATYTKKMNTVSTVKLLYLSEATSMVEQVHIYPVVSYLSSYISQTVSQIRTVFAFVGESYAIKTFSESMAKQLSKSKVEALIKGVGIGTFQTVTFCSWALIIWVGAVVVTAKRAHGGDVLAAIMSILFGAISLTYAAPDMQIFNQAKAAGNELFEVIQRKPLITNDSKGKTLDRMDGNIDIRDVHFAYPSRQDALILNGFSLSIPSGKMVALVGSSGCGKSTVISLIARFYDPSKGEILIDNHNIKDLDLKFLRRNVGAVSQEPSLFAGTIKDNLMVGNMGADDQEVENAAMMANAHSFISQLPNQYSTEVGQRGFQLSGGQKQRIAIARAILKNPPILLLDEATSALDSESEKLVQDALEKAMQGRTVIFIAHRMSTIIHADMIAIVENGQVIETGTHRSLLETSKVYGKFFSMQNISTANKSRTAESEESASTNQQLLSADLDQHEERGEPNKHLCKPPLQEDQKGRKEASPFFRIWFGLEHKDLVKTVIGSVAAAFSGISKPFFGYFIITVGVTYYKEDANRRVGWFSIMFALIGLLSLFTHTLQHYFFGAVGEKAMANLRQALYSGVLLNELAWFEKPENTVGSLTSRIINDTSKVKIIISDRMSVIVQCLSSILIATIVSMVVNWRMGLVAWAVMPCHFIGGLIQAKSAKGFSGDSAAAHYELVELASESTANIKTIASFCHEEQILKKAKICLENPKRRSRKESIKYGLIQGVSLCLWNIAHAVALWYTTRLVDKHQATFLDGIRSYQIFSLTVPSITELWTLIPTVISAIGVLAPAFETLDRETEIQPDIPKSPDLETIVGRIEFQNIQFNYPLRPEVTVLHNFSLQIEAGLKVALVGPSGSGKSSVLALLLRFYDPWEGRVLIDKKDIREYNLRKLRRQIGWVQQEPLLFSSSIRDNIIYGNEGASETEIVKVSREANIHEFVSNFPDGYDTVVGEKGCQLSGGQKQRIAIARTLLKRPAILLLDEATSALDTETERSIVSALGSVKLNDNRGSGYTTTQITVAHRISTVKNSDTIVVMDKGEIVQMGSHSALIATSDGLYSRLYQLQNLIEE from the exons ATGTCCCCCAAACCCCAAGATCTTGTCATAGAGGTGGAGGAAAACAAGAGTAGTAAAGATATTAATGTAGTTGATATTGAGAACGAGACGAAGAAGGATAAGAAGATCATCAATAAACCTTTACCATTTCATAAGCTGTTGAGCTACGCTGATGCGGTGGATTGGCTACTCATGGCTCTCGGAACCTTGGGTTCTATCATCCATGGCACGGCTCAACCCATAGGGTATCTCTTGCTAGGTAAAGCCCTCAATGCATTTGGAAGCAACATCGGAGACGATGCTGCCATGGTTAAAGCCCTCGACAag GTTATTCCGTTCGTGTGGTACATGGCCATCGCCACCTTTCCAGCTGGAATACTGG AGGTCGGATGCTGGATGTATGCAAGTGAAAGGCAGTTAGCACGATTAAGATTCGCTTTCCTTGAAGCAGTCCTTAGCCAGGATGTTGGGGCTTTCGATACAGATTTATCAGGTGGAAAAATCATCACTGGAGTCACTAACCACATGAGCATCATACAAGATGCAATTGGGGAGAAG GTGGCGCTGCTTTCCTTATTAGTTGTTCCTATGATTCTTGTGATTGGAGCCACTTACACCAAGAAAATGAACACTGTTTCAACAGTTAAACTGCTTTACCTTTCAGAAGCTACCTCTATGGTTGAGCAGGTACATATATATCCAG TTGTTTCCTACCTTTCATCATATATATCACAGACCGTGTCTCAAATCAGAACAGTTTTTGCATTTGTTGGGGAGAGTTATGCAATCAAAACTTTTTCAGAGAGCATGGCCAAGCAGCTTTCCAAAAGCAAAGTGGAAGCACTGATAAAAGGAGTTGGAATAGGAACGTTTCAAACAGTCACGTTCTGTTCTTGGGCACTCATCATATGGGTTGGTGCCGTTGTAGTCACTGCCAAGAGGGCACATGGCGGTGACGTCTTAGCTGCAATTATGAGCATTCTCTTCGGAGCTAT ATCACTCACTTACGCTGCTCCAGACATGCAAATCTTCAATCAGGCAAAAGCTGCGGGAAATGAACTTTTTGAGGTTATCCAGAGGAAGCCTCTCATAACTAATGATTCAAAGGGGAAGACTCTCGATAGAATGGATGGCAACATTGACATACGTGATGTACACTTTGCATACCCATCCCGGCAGGACGCACTGATACTCAATggattttctttgtcaattccATCTGGAAAAATGGTTGCGTTGGTGGGAAGTAGTGGGTGCGGGAAGAGTACTGTTATTTCCCTAATTGCAAGGTTCTATGATCCCTCTAAAG GGGAGATCCTCATCGACAATCATAACATTAAggatcttgatttgaaatttcTGCGAAGGAACGTAGGAGCAGTTTCCCAAGAACCGTCCCTTTTTGCTGGGACGATCAAGGATAACTTAATGGTGGGAAACATGGGTGCTGATGATCAAGAGGTTGAAAACGCAGCTATGATGGCAAATGCACATTCCTTCATTTCTCAACTACCAAATCAGTACTCAACAGAG GTAGGCCAAAGGGGATTCCAATTATCTGGGGGACAAAAGCAGAGAATTGCCATAGCAAGAGCTATTCTAAAAAATCCTCCAATTCTTTTGCTTGATGAAGCCACAAGTGCACTCGATTCAGAATCAGAGAAGCTGGTTCAAGATGCCCTTGAGAAGGCTATGCAGGGAAGAACAGTCATCTTCATTGCACACAGGATGTCAACTATTATTCATGCAGATATGATTGCGATTGTAGAGAATGGACAAGTTATAGAGACAGGAACACACCGCAGCTTACTAGAGACCAGTAAAGTGTATGGTAAATTTTTTAGCATGCAGAACATCAGCACAGCTAACAAATCAAG AACTGCAGAGTCTGAAGAATCAGCAAGTACCAACCAACAGCTTTTATCTGCAGACCTTGATCAACATGAGGAACGTGGAGAACCCAACAAGCACCTTTGCAAACCTCCCTTGCAAGAGGACcagaaaggaaggaaggaagctAGTCCATTCTTCAGAATATGGTTTGGATTGGAACATAAAGATCTTGTAAAGACTGTCATTGGCTCTGTTGCAGCGGCTTTCTCTGGTATCTCAAAGCCCTTTTTCGGGTACTTCATTATAACGGTTGGAGTGACATACTACAAGGAAGATGCAAATCGCCGTGTTGGTTGGTTTTCAATCATGTTTGCTCTAATAGGACTCCTTTCATTATTCACGCACACCTTGCAGCACTACTTCTTTGGAGCAGTAGGGGAGAAGGCAATGGCAAACCTCAGACAAGCTTTATATTCAG GTGTTCTACTCAATGAATTAGCATGGTTTGAGAAACCTGAGAACACTGTTGGTTCACTTACTTCTCGGATTATCAACGACACCTCCAAGgtcaaaatcataatttctgaTCGCATGTCAGTAATTGTCCAATGCCTCTCCTCCATTCTGATTGCAACAATTGTTAGCATGGTTGTCAATTGGAGAATGGGTCTGGTAGCTTGGGCAGTGATGCCTTGCCATTTCATAGGTGGACTAATTCAAGCCAAGTCTGCCAAAGGATTTTCGGGTGACTCTGCTGCTGCACATTATGAACTTGTTGAACTTGCTTCCGAGTCCACAGCCAACATAAAAACCATTGCATCATTTTGCCATGAAGAGCAAATTCTCAAGAAAGCCAAGATATGTCTGGAAAATCCAAAAAGGAGGAGCAGGAAAGAAAGTATCAAGTATGGGCTCATTCAGGGCGTCTCCCTTTGTTTATGGAATATTGCACATGCCGTTGCTCTATGGTACACAACACGTTTAGTTGACAAACATCAAGCCACCTTCTTAGATGGCATAAGATCATACCAGATTTTCTCTCTTACAGTACCTTCAATCACAGAATTATGGACACTGATCCCCACTGTCATCTCTGCCATTGGTGTACTGGCTCCTGCTTTCGAAACCCTTGACCGCGAGACTGAAATTCAACCAGATATTCCAAAGAGTCCAGATCTTGAAACGATCGTGGGGAGAATTGAATTTCAGAACATCCAATTTAACTACCCATTACGACCAGAAGTGACGGTTCTCCACAACTTCAGCTTACAAATTGAAGCTGGATTAAAGGTGGCACTTGTTGGGCCAAGCGGATCTGGAAAGTCCTCGGTTTTGGCCCTTCTGCTAAGATTCTATGATCCATGGGAAGGAAGGGTTTTAATTGATAAGAAGGATATAAGAGAATACAATCTGAGGAAATTGAGGAGACAAATTGGGTGGGTGCAACAAGAACCACTTCTTTTTAGCTCCTCAATAAGAGACAATATCATCTATGGGAATGAAGGGGCTTCAGAAACTGAAATTGTGAAGGTATCAAGGGAGGCAAATATACACGAGTTTGTAAGTAATTTTCCTGATGGGTATGATACAGTTGTAGGGGAGAAGGGCTGCCAACTTTCAGGTGGACAAAAGCAACGGATAGCAATTGCTAGAACCCTACTAAAAAGGCCTGCAATTTTGCTCCTCGATGAAGCAACGAGTGCCCTCGACACTGAGACTGAAAGATCTATAGTGAGTGCTTTGGGATCAGTAAAACTGAACGACAACAGGGGCTCCGGGTACACAACCACACAGATCACAGTTGCACACCGGATTTCTACAGTTAAAAACTCAGATACTATAGTCGTAATGGATAAAGGTGAGATTGTTCAGATGGGTAGCCACTCAGCTCTAATAGCGACATCTGATGGATTATATTCGAGATTATACCAGCTCCAGAACTTAATAGAAGAGTGA
- the LOC133676297 gene encoding autophagy-related protein 13a-like encodes MHGHSHQDSGKQEQIISHFLLKSLHIILDSRIPSLHPHNHPRDFCSTSHVKKSDKWFNLVLGDRRAALDNLSFWHRNLMDPMVIDVILVHQPSPLSSSMHNLYVDPGTSVETVLERWVVHYESLRVMPPQTAESSASYKKTYKKSIILLRSLYSHMRLLPAYRIFRQLSSSKQTYNFDIIYKVSSFCEPFSSADGEVMKELSFVPVEALPGSLCVTVTYRSTLSDFKLEPVTTMPPKIIMDYVGSPTTDPLRSFPSSEKGAGATSFPLRGMQPPVSSPFQRPHSWTSCYHRVAHMMNQPLGGSSPPCRTSRMTCDFPSSPTDIYGHRAQNYRPPTPQKTSCYDEYQISPPFSPSMSPSTPTHLYNGSPVLARVTSETAPVTIPLPISSRSSRYLSPNFSDSSRHSLPPLSPRSTKHDSSSQESPSGIRSFKKAEAIRFAELNSGNVNHYSGQKLLKDSKDDSGRFSGLLSSSGSPRIGFSRSSSRLSFQDDLEDDDFSCPFDVDDVDTSDSHASSHTAAVGKKSQDAAVGILVQMLRTAPPLRQDPSCYSSQSMRTDVEEGIGTASGFFMPRKTGDALEELRSYREMKDLLLSKSGTRAVSKEEA; translated from the exons ATGCATGGCCATTCTCACCAAGATTCTGGAAAACAAGAACAAATCATTTCCCATTTTCTATTGAAGAGCTTGCACATCATTTTGGACTCCAGGATTCCCTCTCTTCATCCCCATAATCACCCTCGGGACTTTTGTTCCACTTCTCATGTTAAAAAGAGTGACAAATGGTTCAATTTAGTTCTTGGAGACCGCCGTGCTGCTCTGGATAACTTGAGTTTTTGGCACAGAAATCTCATGGATCCCATGGTTATTGATGTAATACTTGTTCACCAACCGTCTCCTCTATCTTCATCCATGCACAATTTGTATGTTGACCCCGGGACATCTGTCGAGACAGTTTTAGAGAGGTGGGTTGTTCACTATGAGTCCCTGCGGGTTATGCCTCCCCAAACCGCTGAAAGTTCTGCCTCTTACAAGAAGACATATAAGAAGTCAATCATACTCTTACGCTCCCTTTACTCCCACATGAGGCTTCTCCCAGCATACCGGATCTTTCGTCAGCTAAGCTCATCCAAGCAAACTTACAATTTTGATATCATTTACAAAGTTTCTTCATTTTGCGAACCCTTTTCCAGTGCAGATGGGGAAGTAATGAAGGAGCTCAGTTTTGTCCCTGTTGAGGCCCTGCCTGGCAGCCTTTGTGTAACTGTGACCTATCGTTCAACACTATCTGATTTCAAGCTTGAGCCTGTCACAACTATGCCACCAAAGATTATAATGGACTATGTTGGTAGCCCTACCACTGATCCTCTTAGGTCTTTCCCCTCTTCAGAGAAGGGAGCTGGTGCTACATCCTTTCCCCTGAGAGGAATGCAACCACctgtttcttctccttttcaacGCCCTCATAGCTGGACAAGCTGTTACCACAGAGTAGCTCATATGATGAACCAACCACTTGGTGGATCTTCACCACCTTGTCGCACATCTCGCATGACGTGTGATTTTCCATCTTCTCCTACTGATATTTATGGTCATAGAGCCCAAAACTATCGACCACCAACTCCTCAAAAGACTAGTTGTTATGATGAGTACCAGATTTCTCCTCCATTCTCACCATCAATGTCCCCTTCTACCCCAACACACCTCTACAATGGTAGTCCTGTGCTAGCTCGCGTTACTTCAGAAACTGCACCCGTAACTATTCCACTTCCTATATCAAGCAGAAGTTCTAGATACCTTTCTCCTAACTTTTCTGATTCAAGTAGGCATTCTCTTCCACCTTTATCTCCCAGAAGCACAAAGCACGATTCATCATCACAGGAGTCTCCTTCTGGGATTCGATCATTTAAGAAAGCAGAAGCTATAAGGTTTGCCGAGTTAAACTCTGGCAATGTAAATCATTATTCTGGTCAGAAG CTGCTCAAAGATAGCAAAGATGATTCAGGGCGCTTCTCAGGATTGTTATCTTCTAGTGGTTCTCCACGCATTGGTTTTTCTAGAAGTTCAAGTAGATTATCTTTCCAAGATGATTTAGAGGATGACGATTTCTCATGCCCTTTTGACGTTGATGATGTTGACACATCAGATTCCCATGCCAG TTCCCACACTGCAGCAGTAGGGAAAAAATCTCAAGATGCTGCTGTTGGTATCCTTGTTCAGATGCTGCGGACAGCGCCTCCCCTGCGACAAGATCCAAGCTGTTACTCATCCCAATCCATGAGGACTGATGTAGAGGAAGGGATAGGCACAGCTTCTGGGTTTTTTATGCCAAGAAAGACAGGAGATGCGCTAGAAGAGCTGAGGAGTTACAGAGAAATGAAAGACCTACTACTCTCTAAGAGTGGAACTCGGGCGGTCAGCAAAGAAGAAGCTTAA